The following proteins are co-located in the Anaerolineales bacterium genome:
- the nrdR gene encoding transcriptional regulator NrdR has product MRCPYCQTDNTRVIDTTHESRGGVRRRRVCQACGQRFSTHERAVLATPMVIKQDGTREEFNREKLASGIRISCAKRPVSAADIDRMVGEIESALQTMGKPEVASRVIGDMVIAGLKELDHIAYIRYAIVYLKMDDLRSIRDEINRLLEG; this is encoded by the coding sequence ATGCGTTGTCCATACTGCCAGACGGATAACACACGCGTCATCGACACCACACATGAGTCGCGGGGTGGGGTGCGCAGGCGCCGGGTGTGCCAGGCCTGCGGCCAGCGCTTCAGCACCCATGAACGGGCGGTGCTGGCAACTCCAATGGTAATCAAGCAGGATGGCACTCGCGAGGAATTTAATCGCGAGAAGCTGGCAAGCGGCATACGAATTTCCTGCGCCAAGCGACCGGTTTCGGCGGCGGATATCGATCGGATGGTGGGCGAGATCGAGTCGGCCTTGCAGACCATGGGCAAGCCGGAAGTCGCTTCGCGCGTGATCGGCGACATGGTCATCGCCGGCCTGAAGGAACTCGACCACATCGCCTACATCCGCTACGCCATTGTCTATCTCAAGATGGATGATCTTCGCTCGATCCGCGACGAAATCAACCGTCTGCTTGAAGGCTAA